One window of Amaranthus tricolor cultivar Red isolate AtriRed21 chromosome 11, ASM2621246v1, whole genome shotgun sequence genomic DNA carries:
- the LOC130826893 gene encoding probable LRR receptor-like serine/threonine-protein kinase At1g06840 isoform X4, whose amino-acid sequence MPLQSQLILFKSMKRRLVDPMKHLDNWRNGDPCASNWHGILCYDKVGTDGYFHVREIQLLTMNLSGTLAPEVGNLSRLEILDFMWNQLTGGIPKEIGNLLSLKLLLLNGNQLSGPIPNELGFLVNLDRLQLDENNLSGTLPKSLANMSNVKHLHLNNNSLSGHLPPEFSQLPKVVHLLLDNNNLSGKLPPEYSGLKYLEILQLDNNQFLGAEIPASYQNLSRLVKLSLRNCSLGGTVPDLGKMPYLSFIDLSWNKLTGPISPNKLSENVTTIDLSHNNLNGSIPKSFSLLPALQVLSLENNYLNGSIPAGIWQNKSFNGTARISVDLRYNLLSDISGDLNPPQNVTLRFRGNPVCTHANIQNIHRFCDSDAGDNGTSKGPATSIACPATTCPIDQHFEPVPEAPTCFCAAPIMIGYRLKSPSFTYFPPYERAFESYITHTLKMDRYQLFIDSIAWEEGPRLRMYLKLFPDVGTKHLFSDSEVRYIRHKYTTWQFPGSDLFGPYELLNFTLLGPYTTVNLGTKNGISKSVLAGILVGVITVAVIASVLATVLIIRRKNRSQRFSRKNLSSKISIKIDGVKEFSFRELSHATGNFNSSAQVGQGGYGKVYKGILANGTIVAVKCAEEGSLQGKREFLTEIQLLSRLHHRNLVALLGYCGEDGEQMLVYEFMPNGTLRDWISGKSERNLNFVTRLRIALGAAKGILYLHTEANPPIFHRDIKASNILLDANLTAKVADFGLSHLAPLMNDEGSLPHHISTIVKGTPGYLDPEYMLTHQLTDKSDVYSLGVVFLELLTGVPPISHGKNLVREVKKAEESGSLFGIIDSRMGAYPSECVERFIGLALRCCEDKPERRPCILDVVRELENLVLLLPESMNLSDTSSFQSRTTCTTATTTTTASTTTSFIVYARMPSDVSGSDLTTTVMPAVPPR is encoded by the exons ATGCCTCTGCAAAGTCAACTCATCCTCTTCAAG TCCATGAAGAGGAGACTGGTTGATCCTATGAAACACTTGGATAACTGGCGAAACGGAGATCCATGTGCTTCCAACTGGCATGGCATTCTTTGCTACGATAAAGTTGGCACCGATGGATATTTCCATGTCCGAGAGAT TCAACTGCTTACTATGAATCTGTCTGGAACTTTAGCACCTGAGGTTGGAAACTTATCTCGTCTTGAGATACT AGACTTCATGTGGAACCAACTGACTGGAGGTATCCCAAAGGAGATAGGAAACCTTTTATCACTGAAACTACT GCTTTTGAACGGAAACCAATTATCAGGTCCGATTCCTAATGAACTTGGCTTTCTGGTAAATTTGGACAGACTCCAACTAGATGAGAATAATCTGTCCGGTACATTACCCAAGTCCTTGGCTAATATGAGCAATGTCAAACACTT ACATTTGAACAATAACTCGTTAAGTGGGCATCTTCCTCCTGAGTTCTCTCAATTACCAAAAGTAGTTCACTT GCTGCTGGATAACAATAACCTGTCGGGAAAACTTCCTCCCGAGTACTCAGGTTTAAAATACTTGGAGATACT CCAACTCGACAACAATCAGTTTCTTGGGGCTGAGATTCCAGCATCGTATCAAAACCTGTCCAGATTGGtaaagtt AAGTCTAAGAAACTGCAGTTTGGGTGGAACTGTGCCTGATCTTGGCAAAATGCCATATCTTAGTTTCAT AGATTTGAGTTGGAACAAGTTAACAGGACCAATTTCACCAAACAAGCTTTCAGAGAATGTCACTACAat TGATTTATCACATAATAATCTGAATGGATCAATTCCTAAGAGCTTCTCTCTTCTACCAGCTCTCCAAGTGCT ATCGCTTGAAAACAATTATCTAAATGGTTCCATCCCTGCTGGCATTTGGCAGAACAAGTCTTTCAATGGTACTGCTAGAATCTCCGT TGATCTTCGATACAATTTGCTCTCTGACATTTCCGGGGATTTGAATCCTCCACAGAACGTTACCTTAAG GTTTCGTGGGAATCCTGTGTGCACCCATGCCAATATACAGAACATACACCGTTTCTGTGATTCTGATGCAGGAGATAATGGAACATCGAAAGGTCCAGCAACTTCTATAGCTTGTCCTGCCACAACATGTCCCATCGACCAACATTTTGAACCTGTTCCAGAAGCTCCTACATGTTTTTGTGCTGCTCCTATCATGATAGGATACAGACTAAAGAGTCCAAGTTTTACTTATTTCCCACCATACGAAAGGGCTTTTGAGTCTTACATTACTCATACCTTGAAAATGGACCGATACCAACTCTTCATTGATTCAATTGCATGGGAAGAAGGGCCTCGTCTGCGGATGTATTTGAAACTTTTCCCGGAtgttggcacaaaacacttaTTCAGTGACAGTGAAGTTCGCTATATTAGACATAAGTACACGACTTGGCAATTTCCTGGAAGTGATCTTTTTGGACCGTATGAGCTTCTGAATTTCACACTTCTGGGACCTTATACCACTG TGAATCTGGGGACTAAAAATGGCATAAGCAAGAGTGTTTTGGCAGGCATTTTGGTTGGAGTGATTACTGTTGCTGTTATTGCTTCTGTGCTTGCCACAGTTCTCAttataagaaggaaaaacagaAGCCAGCGTTTTTCGAGAAAGAATTTGT CCTCAAAGATCTCCATAAAAATTGATGGTGTGAAAGAATTCTCTTTCAGAGAATTGTCACATGCCACCGGTAATTTTAACAGCTCAGCTCAAGTTGGTCAAGGAGGATATGGAAAGGTTTACAAAGGCATTTTAGCCAATGGAACAATTGTGGCTGTCAAGTGTGCAGAGGAAGGTTCTCTGCAAGGGAAACGTGAATTTCTGACGGAAATACAGCTGTTGTCGAGGTTACATCACCGCAACCTGGTTGCACTACTTGGTTATTGTGGTGAAGATGGAGAACAG ATGCTTGTCTATGAGTTCATGCCAAATGGTACTTTAAGGGACTGGATTTCAG GTAAAAGTGAGAGGAATCTCAACTTTGTCACGAGGTTGCGGATTGCATTAGGTGCAGCCAAGGGCATTCTTTACCTACATACAGAGGCAAACCCACCAATATTTCACAGGGATATTAAAGCCAGCAATATACTTCTAGACGCCAATCTTACAGCCAAAGTTGCTGATTTTGGACTATCACATCTTGCTCCCCTTATGAATGACGAAGGCAGCTTACCTCATCATATATCCACTATAGTAAAAGGAACACCT GGATACCTTGATCCCGAGTATATGTTGACCCATCAGCTAACTGATAAGAGTGATGTGTACAGTCTGGGAGTTGTATTTTTGGAGCTTCTCACAGGTGTACCGCCCATATCACATGGAAAAAATCTTGTGCGTGAG GTGAAAAAAGCAGAGGAATCAGGGTCATTGTTTGGGATAATTGACAGCAGAATGGGGGCTTATCCATCAGAATGTGTAGAGAGATTCATAGGTTTGGCATTGAGGTGTTGTGAGGATAAGCCGGAGAGGAGACCATGCATCTTGGATGTGGTCAGGGAGCTTGAGAACTTGGTCCTACTGCTTCCTGAGAGTATGAACCTGTCTGATACGTCCTCTTTTCAATCGCGCACTACTTGTACTACTGCCACCACTACCACTACCGCAAGCACTACCACCTCATTTATTGTTTACGCACGAATGCCATCTGATGTCTCGGGCAGTGATTTAACTACTACAGTCATGCCTGCCGTTCCTCCACGCTAA